The proteins below are encoded in one region of Pseudomonas putida NBRC 14164:
- a CDS encoding NAD(P)H nitroreductase, protein MEALDALLNRVSVPRLTEPAPNAAQREALFQAALRAPDHGQLRPWRFLTIEGQGREKLGELFAEAVQNKGDASQAALDKARAMPLRAPLLIVVIAKLQDHFKVPKSEQRLAAGCAAHGILIAAHAQGVGAVWRTGDMAFDAHVHKGLGLAENEELIGYLYVGTPLTEPRTAPVLDTAEFVSAWGE, encoded by the coding sequence ATGGAGGCTCTCGACGCATTGCTCAACCGTGTTTCCGTGCCACGCCTGACCGAACCGGCACCCAATGCCGCCCAGCGCGAGGCGCTGTTCCAGGCTGCCTTGCGCGCCCCGGATCATGGTCAGCTGCGGCCATGGCGTTTCCTCACCATCGAAGGCCAGGGCCGTGAAAAGCTGGGCGAGCTGTTCGCTGAGGCCGTGCAGAACAAGGGAGATGCCAGCCAGGCAGCGCTGGACAAGGCCCGTGCGATGCCACTGCGGGCGCCGTTGCTGATCGTGGTAATTGCCAAGCTGCAGGACCACTTCAAGGTGCCCAAGTCCGAGCAGCGCCTGGCCGCGGGCTGTGCAGCCCACGGCATTCTGATCGCCGCGCATGCGCAAGGCGTCGGGGCGGTGTGGCGCACCGGGGACATGGCGTTTGATGCTCATGTACACAAGGGCCTGGGGCTGGCCGAGAACGAAGAGTTGATCGGCTACCTGTATGTCGGCACGCCGCTGACCGAGCCGCGTACGGCGCCGGTGCTGGACACTGCCGAGTTCGTCAGCGCCTGGGGCGAATAA